In the genome of Candidatus Macondimonas diazotrophica, one region contains:
- a CDS encoding MarR family EPS-associated transcriptional regulator: protein MTSEEVRYRLMQRLAQNPAVTQRELALEMGVSVGKINYCLRALIEKGHVKLGNFRRNPDKRHYTYLLTPAGVEAKAWATVHFLRRKRAEYETIQAEIRALQDELAALGIAPEPEQPKPATDPATATPRESP, encoded by the coding sequence ATGACCTCCGAAGAAGTCCGCTACCGCCTCATGCAACGCTTGGCGCAGAATCCTGCGGTCACACAGCGCGAGCTGGCGCTGGAGATGGGCGTGAGCGTCGGGAAGATCAACTATTGCCTGCGCGCGCTCATCGAAAAAGGCCACGTCAAACTCGGCAACTTCCGCCGCAATCCCGACAAGCGACACTACACCTATTTGTTGACACCCGCGGGCGTCGAGGCCAAAGCATGGGCCACGGTGCATTTTTTGCGCCGCAAGCGCGCGGAGTACGAAACCATTCAGGCTGAAATTCGTGCCTTGCAGGATGAACTGGCCGCGCTCGGCATCGCCCCTGAACCCGAGCAACCCAAACCGGCCACGGATCCCGCAACCGCCACCCCGAGGGAGTCGCCCTGA
- a CDS encoding transcription termination/antitermination NusG family protein — MARWYAIQTKPRQEETALRHLERQGYDCHLPRIRERRLIRRRPVSMAVALFPRYLFACLDLTTQNTAPIRSTHGVVGLVRFGAGPAPLPEGFVEQLREQDERGGIPELGDWQTGDALEVTDGPFAGLRAVFAARNGDARVIVLMELLGRTQRLALPEHQLRRAGT, encoded by the coding sequence ATGGCCCGCTGGTATGCCATCCAGACCAAGCCGCGCCAGGAGGAAACTGCGCTGCGCCACCTGGAGCGTCAGGGCTATGACTGCCACCTCCCACGCATCCGCGAACGGCGGTTGATCCGTCGGCGTCCCGTGTCCATGGCGGTGGCCCTGTTTCCGCGCTACCTGTTCGCCTGTCTCGACCTCACGACCCAGAACACCGCGCCCATCCGCTCGACCCATGGCGTGGTGGGACTGGTCCGCTTTGGCGCAGGCCCCGCACCGCTCCCGGAAGGGTTCGTGGAGCAGCTGCGCGAACAGGACGAGCGGGGCGGCATCCCGGAGCTGGGCGACTGGCAGACCGGCGATGCGCTGGAGGTGACCGACGGGCCTTTTGCCGGACTGCGCGCGGTCTTTGCGGCGCGCAACGGCGATGCGCGGGTCATCGTGCTCATGGAACTGCTCGGCCGGACCCAGCGTCTGGCCCTGCCGGAACATCAACTGCGGCGCGCCGGCACCTGA